One segment of Halomonas sp. TD01 DNA contains the following:
- the glcF gene encoding glycolate oxidase subunit GlcF → MQTHFTDADRQKPHIQEAERILRTCVHCGFCNATCPTYQLLGDERDGPRGRIYLMKELLESRDDDDQVTEETRLHLDRCLTCRNCETTCPSGVEYHKLLDIGRAEIDRRVPRPMAERAQRYALRKMLVDPKRFKALLTLGQTFKPLVPGKLRSKMPPAPVDAGQRPDNQRHTRKVLILEGCVQPGLSPNTNAATARLLDRLGISVTPISEAGCCGAIDFHLNAQDDGRTRMRANIDAWWPQIEQGAEAIVQTASGCGAFVKEYGDMLKDDPAYAEKAQKVSALAKDIVEILRDEPVEKLQLKEHQRLAFHCPCTLQHAQKLNGAVEGVLSKLGFALTPVKDAHLCCGSAGTYSVTQPELATQLRDNKLNALEASNPEVIVTANIGCQTHLASANRTPVRHWVEVVDAALV, encoded by the coding sequence ATGCAGACGCACTTTACCGATGCTGATCGCCAAAAACCGCATATTCAGGAGGCCGAGCGCATTCTGCGCACTTGCGTACACTGCGGCTTTTGTAATGCCACCTGCCCGACCTATCAACTACTAGGCGATGAACGAGATGGGCCTCGCGGGCGCATCTATTTAATGAAAGAGCTACTGGAAAGCCGCGATGACGATGATCAGGTCACCGAAGAGACACGCCTACATTTAGACCGCTGCTTAACCTGCCGCAATTGTGAAACCACCTGCCCTTCGGGTGTGGAGTACCACAAACTTTTGGATATCGGTCGCGCAGAAATCGATCGCCGGGTTCCTCGACCCATGGCTGAGCGCGCCCAACGCTATGCGCTGCGTAAAATGCTGGTAGACCCTAAGCGCTTCAAAGCACTTCTAACCTTAGGGCAAACCTTCAAGCCCCTGGTGCCTGGCAAGCTACGCAGTAAGATGCCACCGGCGCCAGTAGACGCAGGCCAACGTCCTGATAACCAACGTCACACACGCAAAGTGCTAATATTAGAAGGTTGCGTTCAACCTGGCCTTTCGCCAAATACCAATGCAGCGACGGCTCGACTGCTAGATCGACTCGGCATTAGTGTGACCCCGATCAGTGAAGCAGGCTGCTGCGGTGCCATCGATTTCCACCTTAATGCCCAGGACGATGGCCGTACTCGCATGCGTGCCAATATCGATGCATGGTGGCCACAGATAGAACAGGGTGCTGAAGCCATTGTTCAAACGGCCAGCGGCTGCGGCGCGTTTGTCAAAGAGTATGGCGACATGCTCAAAGACGACCCAGCCTATGCCGAGAAAGCGCAAAAAGTCAGCGCACTGGCAAAAGATATTGTCGAAATACTGCGCGATGAGCCAGTTGAGAAGCTGCAGCTGAAAGAGCATCAACGCCTCGCGTTTCACTGCCCTTGCACACTGCAGCATGCCCAGAAGCTTAATGGCGCGGTTGAAGGCGTGCTAAGCAAGCTCGGGTTTGCGCTAACGCCGGTAAAAGATGCGCATCTATGCTGTGGCTCGGCAGGCACCTACTCGGTCACTCAGCCGGAGCTTGCCACCCAACTGCGCGACAATAAGCTCAACGCGCTAGAAGCCAGCAACCCAGAGGTTATCGTCACTGCCAATATTGGCTGCCAAACCCACCTTGCTAGCGCCAATCGCACCCCGGTACGACACTGGGTGGAAGTGGTTGATGCTGCCCTGGTATAA
- the glcE gene encoding glycolate oxidase subunit GlcE: MTELAIHAADRDIADDLCEQVRSAYTDRTPLRIVGGDTRAFYGRPVEGNALNMAAHSGIVSYDPVELVVTVRAGTRLSALNAALAEKNQMLAFEPPAFSDASTIGGAVATGMSGPRRPWAGAARDFVLGTRVITQEGKLLRFGGEVMKNVAGYDLSRLMAGAQGTLGVLADISFKVLPIPTASHSLRLSMDLEDALGKLAELGRQPLPITAAGWHSGELFIRLEGGASSVNATKERLGGESLPGDFWQQLRDHQHAFFSLNEGQVLWRLSLPPNTPPLALDIPQSDIFYDWGGSQRWIKTNVAADTLRTVCQQAGGHATCFTPHAQGGAESPFTPLNPVVEKYHRNLKAELDAYGIFNPGRLYAAF; this comes from the coding sequence ATGACTGAACTAGCGATACATGCTGCCGATCGAGATATCGCTGACGACCTGTGCGAACAGGTGCGCAGCGCCTATACCGACCGCACGCCACTGCGCATAGTAGGTGGCGATACTCGCGCTTTTTACGGACGGCCGGTAGAAGGCAACGCCCTCAACATGGCGGCACATAGCGGTATTGTCTCTTATGACCCGGTAGAACTTGTGGTTACTGTCCGTGCCGGTACGCGGTTAAGCGCACTCAACGCAGCTCTAGCCGAAAAAAATCAAATGCTGGCCTTTGAGCCACCAGCGTTCAGCGATGCCAGCACCATTGGCGGTGCCGTCGCCACCGGCATGTCCGGCCCACGCCGTCCATGGGCTGGCGCAGCGAGAGACTTTGTCTTAGGCACCCGTGTGATCACCCAAGAAGGCAAGCTATTGCGTTTTGGCGGTGAAGTTATGAAAAACGTCGCCGGATACGACCTCTCACGCTTGATGGCAGGCGCTCAGGGGACGCTAGGTGTGCTCGCTGATATCTCATTTAAAGTACTTCCCATTCCCACCGCCAGCCACAGCCTTCGCCTAAGCATGGATCTTGAAGATGCATTGGGTAAGCTCGCCGAACTAGGGCGACAGCCACTGCCCATTACCGCCGCCGGATGGCACTCAGGCGAGCTATTTATTCGTTTGGAAGGTGGCGCAAGTTCAGTTAATGCGACCAAAGAACGCCTGGGTGGTGAGTCACTTCCTGGCGATTTTTGGCAGCAATTGCGCGACCATCAGCACGCTTTCTTCAGCTTGAACGAAGGGCAAGTACTGTGGCGCTTGTCATTACCCCCCAATACGCCGCCGCTAGCCTTGGATATTCCTCAAAGCGATATTTTTTATGATTGGGGCGGCAGCCAGCGATGGATAAAAACCAACGTGGCTGCTGATACGCTGCGCACGGTTTGCCAGCAAGCAGGTGGTCATGCCACCTGCTTTACCCCCCATGCCCAAGGCGGAGCAGAATCGCCTTTCACCCCACTCAACCCCGTGGTCGAAAAGTATCATCGCAACCTGAAGGCCGAGTTGGATGCCTACGGCATTTTCAACCCAGGCCGTCTTTATGCGGCGTTTTAA
- the glcD gene encoding glycolate oxidase subunit GlcD, whose protein sequence is MNILFDERLDGEFIHRDKADVLEDLQNAVPSLTLLHREEDLHPFECDGLAAYRILPMLVALPETLEQVEGLLKRCHALGVPVVTRGAGTGLSGGALPLERGVLLVMSRFNTIINVDPDARIARVQPGVRNLAISEAAAPYGLYYAPDPSSQIACSIGGNVAENAGGVHCLKYGLTVHNVMRVDVMTIEGERMTLGSEALDAPGFDLLALMNGSEGMLGVVTEITVKLLPKPETAKVLMASFDDVEKAGRAVGDIIAAGIIPGGLEMMDKLAIKAAEDFIKAGYPVEAEAILLCELDGVEADVDDDCQTVRRVLEKAGATDIQQARDEAERAKFWAGRKNAFPAVGRMSPDYYCMDGTIPRRELPRVLKGIAALSEESGLAIANVFHAGDGNMHPLILFDANKEGQLALAEDVGGKILELCVAAGGSITGEHGVGREKINQMCSQFQSDELTVFHALKAAFDPQRLLNPGKNIPTLARCAEFGAMHVHNNELPHPELPRF, encoded by the coding sequence ATGAACATTCTTTTCGATGAACGCCTCGACGGCGAATTCATTCACCGCGATAAAGCAGACGTATTGGAAGATCTGCAGAACGCTGTGCCGTCCTTAACACTGCTTCACCGTGAAGAGGATTTACACCCTTTTGAATGCGATGGCCTTGCCGCTTATCGCATCCTGCCCATGCTGGTTGCATTACCAGAGACTCTGGAGCAGGTAGAAGGCCTTTTAAAGCGCTGCCATGCATTGGGCGTTCCGGTCGTTACTCGCGGTGCAGGTACGGGACTTTCAGGGGGGGCTTTACCCCTTGAACGCGGCGTCCTGCTAGTGATGTCACGCTTCAACACCATCATTAACGTTGACCCGGATGCTCGTATTGCACGGGTACAGCCAGGCGTGCGCAACTTAGCTATTTCTGAAGCTGCTGCTCCTTATGGGCTCTATTATGCGCCCGACCCATCGTCACAGATTGCATGCTCTATTGGCGGTAACGTGGCGGAAAACGCGGGAGGCGTGCATTGCCTCAAGTATGGCCTCACTGTTCATAACGTAATGCGCGTTGATGTCATGACGATTGAAGGCGAGCGCATGACACTAGGTTCCGAAGCACTGGATGCACCGGGCTTTGACCTCCTCGCCTTGATGAATGGCTCTGAAGGCATGTTGGGTGTGGTCACTGAAATTACCGTAAAGCTGCTGCCCAAACCCGAAACCGCCAAGGTACTCATGGCCAGCTTTGATGACGTAGAGAAAGCGGGCCGTGCTGTTGGCGACATTATTGCCGCGGGGATCATTCCTGGCGGATTAGAAATGATGGATAAGCTGGCCATCAAGGCTGCAGAAGATTTCATCAAGGCTGGTTACCCCGTTGAGGCAGAAGCCATTCTTCTGTGCGAATTAGATGGTGTTGAAGCCGATGTGGACGATGACTGCCAAACCGTTCGCCGAGTCTTAGAAAAAGCAGGGGCGACCGATATTCAGCAAGCTCGCGATGAGGCTGAGCGCGCCAAGTTTTGGGCAGGGCGAAAAAACGCTTTCCCCGCTGTGGGCCGCATGTCGCCTGATTACTACTGCATGGATGGCACGATTCCTCGCCGCGAACTCCCACGCGTCCTTAAAGGTATTGCCGCCCTATCGGAAGAGAGTGGATTGGCGATTGCCAACGTTTTCCACGCCGGTGACGGCAATATGCACCCGCTGATTTTGTTTGATGCCAATAAAGAGGGCCAGTTGGCCCTGGCAGAAGACGTCGGTGGAAAAATCCTGGAGCTATGCGTGGCGGCAGGCGGCTCTATTACTGGCGAACACGGCGTCGGCCGCGAAAAAATCAATCAGATGTGCAGTCAGTTTCAATCCGATGAGCTAACGGTATTCCATGCATTGAAAGCCGCCTTTGATCCACAGCGCTTACTCAACCCAGGGAAAAATATTCCTACCCTGGCGCGCTGTGCTGAGTTTGGTGCCATGCATGTGCACAACAACGAACTACCGCATCCGGAACTACCACGCTTCTGA
- a CDS encoding L-lactate permease produces the protein MNETTLALLAFLPLLLAGILLIGFKIPAKIAMPIVFLTAAIIGLTAWDMSFSRVAASTIQGLIQTAGLLWIIFGAILLLNTLKHSGGITAIRNGFSGISPDRRVQALIVAWLFGCFIEGASGFGTPAAVAAPLMVALGFPALAAVVVGMMIQSTPVSFGAVGTPVVVGVGSGLDRAGITAQLEANGSTWDVFFQQVTSSVAITHGIVGILMPLILVLIMVRFFGANRSWKEGLSIAPFAIFTGISFVVPYMLVGVFLGPEFPSMIGAMVGLAIVVPAARKGFLLPKDTWDFPESTSWPDEWIGNLQIKLDDVAGKAPMSTFKGWIPYVLLAVFLVASRIVEPLKDALTSVNLSWNNILGEAGVSGGVQPLYLPGGIIIAVVIVTYFLHRMNPQKISAAVSESTKTIFGAGFVLIFTVPMVRILINSGVNGADLVSMPVMMAQAVANSVGGIYPFFAPAVGAMGAFIAGSNTVSNLMLAEFQFSVAETLGLSTAMMVALQAVGAAAGNMIAIHNVVAASATVGLLGREGTTIRKTIIPTIYYLIFTGIIALIAFYVIGITDPLM, from the coding sequence ATGAATGAAACTACACTTGCACTTCTGGCATTTCTGCCGCTGTTGCTTGCCGGTATTTTGCTCATTGGTTTTAAAATACCCGCAAAAATAGCGATGCCGATTGTTTTCCTGACGGCAGCCATTATTGGTCTGACCGCTTGGGATATGTCGTTTAGTCGCGTTGCCGCGTCTACCATTCAAGGGCTGATTCAAACAGCAGGCCTTCTTTGGATTATCTTTGGCGCTATCTTGCTGCTGAATACGCTTAAGCATTCTGGCGGCATCACTGCGATTCGTAACGGTTTTTCAGGCATTAGCCCTGACCGTCGCGTTCAGGCGCTGATTGTTGCCTGGTTGTTTGGCTGCTTCATCGAAGGTGCTTCAGGATTTGGTACACCAGCCGCCGTGGCTGCACCACTGATGGTAGCGCTTGGCTTCCCTGCGCTGGCAGCGGTTGTTGTCGGCATGATGATCCAGTCCACACCGGTTTCTTTTGGTGCCGTCGGCACGCCGGTTGTTGTTGGTGTGGGTAGCGGGCTTGATCGCGCAGGTATTACTGCTCAGTTGGAAGCCAACGGCTCTACGTGGGACGTGTTTTTCCAGCAAGTCACTAGCTCTGTGGCCATCACGCACGGCATCGTAGGCATTTTGATGCCTTTGATCCTGGTATTGATCATGGTGCGTTTCTTCGGTGCTAACCGCTCCTGGAAAGAAGGTCTATCCATTGCGCCCTTTGCGATCTTTACTGGCATTTCGTTCGTCGTGCCTTACATGCTGGTCGGCGTTTTCTTAGGCCCAGAATTCCCGTCTATGATTGGCGCCATGGTGGGCTTAGCGATTGTTGTACCCGCTGCTCGCAAAGGCTTCTTGCTGCCGAAAGATACTTGGGACTTCCCTGAATCAACTTCATGGCCAGACGAGTGGATCGGCAACCTGCAAATCAAGCTGGATGACGTCGCTGGCAAAGCGCCAATGTCAACTTTCAAGGGCTGGATTCCTTACGTTTTACTCGCCGTATTCTTGGTTGCTTCACGCATCGTGGAACCGCTGAAAGACGCGTTGACCTCCGTCAACCTGAGCTGGAACAACATTTTAGGCGAGGCCGGTGTTAGCGGTGGCGTGCAGCCACTTTATTTGCCTGGCGGCATTATTATCGCGGTAGTCATCGTCACCTACTTCTTGCACCGCATGAACCCACAGAAAATCAGCGCTGCCGTGTCTGAATCTACTAAAACCATCTTCGGTGCTGGCTTTGTCTTGATCTTCACCGTTCCGATGGTGCGCATCCTGATTAACTCTGGCGTGAATGGTGCGGACCTTGTGTCAATGCCCGTCATGATGGCCCAAGCGGTAGCTAACAGTGTGGGCGGTATTTATCCCTTCTTTGCACCTGCGGTCGGGGCGATGGGTGCCTTTATTGCCGGTTCAAATACCGTTTCTAACCTAATGCTAGCGGAATTCCAGTTTAGCGTTGCCGAAACACTTGGGTTGTCTACGGCGATGATGGTAGCTCTGCAAGCCGTTGGTGCAGCGGCGGGTAACATGATTGCGATTCACAACGTCGTCGCCGCATCAGCAACGGTTGGCCTACTGGGCCGCGAAGGTACAACGATTCGTAAAACAATTATTCCCACAATCTACTATCTGATCTTTACTGGAATCATCGCGCTCATTGCTTTTTATGTAATTGGCATTACCGATCCTCTGATGTGA
- a CDS encoding glutathione S-transferase family protein — protein MAIILYDLCGRDERLRFSPYCWRVRMALAHKGLEYTTVPWRFRDKEALAFANYDKVPVLTDGDTVVTDSFDIMRYLDKAYSANPVLGEGVSYQRVQFFKLYVERSVTPALFRTVALDLLAAIHPDDRAYFRETREARFGMRLEEVNNPEQGRAQLKQLLAPVRDQLRISPFLDGEAPSGADYLLFGSMMWAYTVSLERLVDANDPVDEWFKRMLEVHDAVAGKAVTIRDL, from the coding sequence GTGGCAATAATCCTTTATGACTTATGCGGACGCGATGAACGCTTACGCTTTTCTCCCTATTGCTGGCGCGTTCGTATGGCACTGGCACACAAAGGTCTGGAATATACGACGGTTCCTTGGCGTTTTCGTGATAAAGAGGCACTTGCCTTTGCTAACTACGACAAAGTGCCGGTGTTAACCGATGGTGACACTGTTGTCACTGATAGCTTCGACATCATGCGCTACTTAGATAAGGCTTACTCTGCCAATCCAGTATTGGGAGAGGGGGTAAGCTATCAGCGTGTCCAATTTTTTAAGCTCTATGTTGAGCGTAGCGTTACCCCGGCACTTTTTCGAACGGTCGCACTAGATTTATTAGCGGCCATCCATCCTGATGATCGCGCCTACTTCCGAGAGACTCGCGAAGCCCGTTTTGGTATGCGATTGGAAGAGGTCAATAACCCAGAGCAGGGCCGAGCACAGCTGAAACAGCTGTTGGCCCCTGTGCGTGATCAGCTTCGGATTAGCCCATTTTTGGATGGAGAAGCACCTAGCGGAGCAGATTACCTACTATTTGGCAGCATGATGTGGGCATATACCGTGTCACTTGAGCGATTAGTTGACGCTAATGATCCGGTTGATGAGTGGTTTAAGCGTATGCTGGAGGTGCACGACGCAGTCGCGGGTAAGGCCGTCACTATTCGTGATCTATAA
- a CDS encoding glutathione binding-like protein, producing MIDLYYWTTPNGHKISIMLEEAKLLYRVKPINIGRGEQFDPEFLTIAPNNRIPAIVDHAPQDGGQPLALFESGAILEYLADKCGQFLPSEGRERYVVLQWLHWQMGGLGPMAGQNHHFCQYAPQKIEYAIGRYVRETHRLYSVLDQRLSQQHYVGGDRYSIADMAIYPWVVPWEKQRQTLEEFPDLERWFDEIAQRPAVRKAYSLIEDVNPQAGGEMDEHARKYLFGNR from the coding sequence ATGATTGACCTGTATTACTGGACAACTCCCAATGGCCACAAAATCTCCATCATGCTTGAAGAAGCTAAGCTTCTTTATCGGGTAAAACCTATCAATATAGGGCGTGGTGAGCAGTTTGATCCCGAATTCTTAACCATTGCGCCGAATAATCGCATTCCTGCCATTGTTGATCATGCGCCTCAAGACGGCGGCCAGCCCCTGGCACTGTTTGAGTCAGGTGCTATTTTAGAATACTTGGCCGATAAGTGCGGACAGTTTCTGCCTTCCGAGGGTCGTGAGCGCTATGTCGTGCTGCAATGGCTTCATTGGCAAATGGGCGGGTTAGGTCCCATGGCGGGCCAGAACCATCATTTTTGCCAGTACGCGCCGCAGAAAATTGAATACGCTATCGGACGTTACGTTCGCGAGACGCATCGCTTGTATAGTGTGCTAGATCAACGCCTATCCCAGCAGCATTACGTGGGCGGCGATCGTTACTCCATTGCAGATATGGCGATTTATCCATGGGTTGTGCCATGGGAGAAGCAGCGCCAAACGCTAGAAGAGTTTCCTGACTTAGAACGATGGTTTGATGAAATAGCGCAACGCCCTGCTGTCCGAAAAGCTTATTCTTTGATCGAAGATGTCAACCCGCAGGCGGGGGGCGAAATGGATGAGCATGCACGTAAATACTTGTTTGGCAATCGCTAA
- a CDS encoding phasin family protein encodes MNKAAEKSTQQFESVFVSPMRSYTLAALDYYQQVVSAQMDAARAYSDMTIAQARTWLDVKDADSFKKAMESQQKTASDLMERMKGDSEKVTSISQNFMQESQKMAEETTKKAVETAKQ; translated from the coding sequence ATGAACAAGGCCGCAGAGAAATCCACCCAGCAGTTTGAGTCTGTCTTTGTATCGCCAATGCGTTCTTATACCTTGGCAGCGCTTGACTACTATCAGCAGGTTGTTAGCGCGCAAATGGATGCAGCACGTGCTTACTCAGATATGACTATTGCCCAGGCACGTACATGGTTAGACGTGAAAGATGCCGACAGCTTCAAAAAAGCCATGGAAAGTCAGCAAAAAACAGCGTCTGACCTAATGGAGCGCATGAAAGGAGACTCTGAAAAAGTCACCTCTATTAGCCAAAACTTTATGCAAGAGAGTCAGAAAATGGCGGAAGAGACCACTAAAAAAGCAGTGGAAACTGCTAAGCAATAA
- the uraD gene encoding 2-oxo-4-hydroxy-4-carboxy-5-ureidoimidazoline decarboxylase, whose product MSTSTSLTLSPAPSTCSLETFTQHYGDVYEHSPWVAEAAWKEGLSDVHDAPDALADLMGLMLQRATPEQQIAVIQAHPDLAGKAAMSGELTQDSTREQAGAGLDQCTPEEFARFEKLNAAYKEKFGFPFVIAVKGLDRHAILAAFEVRLHNGLAEERETAIKEIIRIARFRLNVRAEQQLP is encoded by the coding sequence GTGTCTACCTCAACATCACTCACGCTTTCGCCCGCCCCTAGCACATGCAGCTTGGAAACATTTACTCAACATTACGGCGATGTGTACGAACACTCTCCCTGGGTGGCAGAAGCTGCCTGGAAGGAAGGGTTAAGCGATGTGCATGACGCACCGGACGCGCTAGCTGATCTAATGGGACTTATGCTGCAGCGGGCAACACCTGAACAGCAAATCGCTGTTATACAGGCTCACCCTGACTTAGCAGGCAAAGCGGCGATGTCGGGCGAGCTGACTCAAGACTCTACCCGCGAACAAGCAGGCGCTGGGTTAGATCAGTGTACGCCTGAAGAGTTTGCCCGCTTCGAAAAACTTAATGCCGCTTACAAAGAAAAATTTGGCTTCCCCTTCGTCATTGCCGTAAAGGGACTTGATCGCCACGCCATCTTGGCAGCGTTTGAAGTACGCTTACACAATGGTTTAGCTGAAGAGCGTGAAACGGCCATTAAGGAGATTATCCGTATCGCCCGCTTTAGGCTAAACGTACGGGCTGAGCAGCAGCTGCCGTAA
- the uraH gene encoding hydroxyisourate hydrolase yields the protein MGRLTTHVLDTAKGQPGQGITIDVFRLAGNTREHLCSVITNSDGRCDAPILEGDALTVGEYELVFHAGDYLRAQGIASQEPRFLDVIPLRFGVADASQHYHVPLLLSPYSYSTYRGS from the coding sequence ATGGGACGGTTAACTACTCACGTACTCGATACCGCCAAAGGACAGCCCGGTCAGGGGATCACTATTGACGTGTTTCGTTTGGCAGGGAACACGCGCGAACACTTGTGCAGTGTCATCACCAACAGTGATGGTCGTTGTGATGCGCCTATTTTGGAAGGTGATGCCCTAACGGTAGGCGAGTATGAGCTGGTTTTCCATGCAGGTGACTATTTACGCGCCCAAGGCATTGCTTCCCAAGAGCCGCGCTTTCTAGACGTAATTCCTTTACGTTTTGGCGTTGCGGATGCCAGCCAGCATTACCATGTGCCGCTGCTGCTATCTCCTTACAGCTACTCCACCTACCGCGGTAGCTGA
- a CDS encoding urate hydroxylase PuuD, with translation MQAYIIDFVNLLLRWLHVIAAIAWIGESIYFVMLDNGLRTPKAAEDREKGVFGEMWAVHGGGFYHNQKYATAPAKLPNDLHWSFWKAYTTWLSGFALFVILYMANPGFYLVNPNSNWAWAASMTGWQANLLALAFLLGGWVVYNELCKRISPNMNRDGLLSVAVAVMMIVVAYLSTQMFTGRAAFLLTGAVMATAMSANVFFWIIPGQRRMVKAMKAGETPNPLDGKRGKQRSVHNTYFTLPVVLLMVSNHYSFIYSHELSWVVMVLFIFAGALIRQFFVLMHAGKTQPAYPAVGIGLILLAFWVAAPSSNAGNASAAGVPSQAQISGLIDQHCTQCHARNPEHAGFSAPPAGFAFDTWDEILGHQAQIQQVVASRYMPLGNITNMSDEERDIIAAWEE, from the coding sequence ATGCAAGCTTATATTATTGATTTTGTTAATTTACTGCTTCGCTGGTTGCACGTTATCGCGGCTATTGCCTGGATCGGTGAGTCGATCTATTTTGTCATGCTGGATAACGGCTTAAGAACGCCGAAAGCAGCCGAAGATCGTGAAAAGGGCGTATTTGGAGAGATGTGGGCCGTGCATGGCGGCGGTTTCTACCATAACCAAAAGTATGCCACCGCGCCTGCCAAGCTGCCGAATGACCTTCACTGGTCGTTCTGGAAAGCCTATACGACGTGGCTTTCGGGTTTTGCCCTGTTCGTTATTCTTTATATGGCAAACCCAGGCTTCTATCTAGTTAACCCCAACAGTAACTGGGCGTGGGCAGCCAGTATGACAGGCTGGCAAGCCAATCTTCTTGCGTTGGCTTTCTTGCTCGGTGGTTGGGTGGTCTACAACGAGCTATGTAAACGCATAAGCCCTAACATGAACCGTGATGGTCTTCTCAGCGTTGCAGTTGCGGTGATGATGATCGTGGTTGCTTATTTAAGCACCCAGATGTTTACCGGGCGTGCCGCTTTCTTATTAACAGGGGCTGTGATGGCCACTGCCATGTCGGCCAACGTGTTCTTTTGGATTATTCCCGGCCAACGCCGCATGGTGAAAGCCATGAAGGCAGGCGAGACGCCTAACCCATTAGATGGCAAGCGGGGCAAGCAACGTTCGGTGCACAACACCTACTTTACGTTGCCGGTAGTGCTGTTGATGGTGAGTAACCACTACTCTTTCATCTACTCCCACGAGCTTTCCTGGGTAGTGATGGTGCTGTTTATTTTTGCCGGAGCCCTTATTAGGCAATTCTTTGTATTAATGCATGCAGGAAAAACGCAGCCTGCCTATCCTGCCGTTGGGATAGGGCTTATTCTATTAGCATTCTGGGTGGCAGCACCTAGCTCCAATGCTGGTAATGCAAGCGCCGCGGGCGTGCCCAGCCAAGCTCAAATTTCGGGGTTAATTGATCAGCATTGTACTCAATGCCATGCTCGTAACCCTGAACATGCTGGTTTTTCAGCGCCGCCCGCAGGCTTCGCATTTGATACTTGGGATGAAATCCTGGGCCATCAGGCGCAAATCCAGCAAGTCGTCGCGAGTCGGTATATGCCACTTGGCAATATCACCAACATGAGTGATGAAGAGCGCGATATCATTGCCGCGTGGGAGGAGTGA
- a CDS encoding GntR family transcriptional regulator, whose protein sequence is MSDAQAALKQRPSEKEGEERHESIYRAVSDAIVEQRLKPGARLREDALSDVFGISRTGIRKILQRLALEQLVTLTPRRGASVTRPTAEEAKDVFDARQMIECGLMPDVARRIGEKEAAELREMARQERQALRNGQQSIAIRLSADFHVRLAQLSGNATLAEFVERLCSRSSLILAVYGHRGHLGCESHDHDDLIGYLEAGNGERAKAFMSRHLKAIEASLSMVEEEENVPDLQQIFGG, encoded by the coding sequence ATGAGTGATGCGCAGGCGGCGTTAAAGCAAAGACCCTCGGAAAAAGAAGGCGAGGAGCGTCACGAGTCAATCTATCGTGCGGTTAGCGACGCCATTGTAGAGCAGCGGCTAAAGCCGGGTGCTCGGCTGCGCGAAGACGCCTTGTCTGATGTCTTTGGCATCAGCCGTACCGGCATTCGTAAAATCTTGCAGCGCTTAGCGTTAGAGCAATTAGTGACGCTCACGCCACGTCGTGGAGCCAGCGTGACACGGCCTACTGCCGAAGAGGCTAAGGATGTGTTCGACGCACGCCAGATGATTGAGTGTGGACTAATGCCTGACGTGGCAAGGCGGATCGGAGAGAAAGAAGCCGCTGAACTGCGTGAGATGGCTCGCCAAGAACGTCAGGCGTTGCGCAATGGCCAGCAGAGCATCGCCATCCGTTTGTCTGCGGATTTTCATGTGCGCCTTGCCCAGCTTTCGGGTAACGCAACGCTGGCCGAGTTTGTTGAGCGGTTGTGTTCACGGTCATCATTGATTTTGGCGGTTTACGGTCATCGCGGCCACTTAGGCTGTGAATCCCACGATCACGATGATTTGATCGGCTACCTGGAGGCGGGTAACGGCGAGCGAGCGAAAGCGTTTATGAGCCGCCATCTCAAAGCGATTGAAGCCTCACTTTCAATGGTTGAAGAAGAAGAGAATGTGCCAGACTTGCAGCAGATTTTTGGTGGTTAA